A segment of the Lelliottia amnigena genome:
CCTTATGGCGACACCGGCATGAGTCTACCAGGCTTATCCTTTTTGTTTATAAGGATGTCAGACGATGAAACGCATATTCATGTCGGTTTTCTCCAGCCCAGAGTCGTTACTGCAGGTGATGAGTCAGCAGGAAATTATTGAGGCCGTTGAGGACGGTGACCGTATTATTATTGACCAGGACGGTAATGCCTCGGTCAACTTCAAGAGCAATGAGGTGCGGCAAGACTTTCTGCGCCACGTGAATGCGCTGAAGAGGGCATAATATGGGCACGGCAATATTTATGGTGCTGATGGTGTGTGGGTACTGGTACACCAGTCGCGATCTCTCGACCCGTTTTAAAATCAAGCGTTCCTTCGGCTGGGATGTCTATTTTCTTGTCGCGCTGTATGGCTGCATTTTCGTGTTGCAGGGCGTGATCGCCACCGGGCTGCTCTGGTTACTGCTGCTTGGACTCTCATTGGCCGATAATCGGTTCCATTTTACTTCGCAACACTATGCCAACTGGCAAATCGATTTTATGAACTGGAGCTTTCTGGGTATTCAGGCCCCAGTGATCCTCATGTTGGCCTTTGCGATCATTTTTTGTCTCTATCGTTCAAACTGGGCTGGCAGCGCCAGGCTGGACGGTGAAGGCAGGAAGCAACTCTATAAACGTCTGGCGCGTTCGAGCGGTATCGAACAGTTGCTTTATCAGTGTATGGAAGAAGGCGAGCTGGCGATGGTGACGCTTAAATCGCGGCGAATTTACATCGGGATGATACATACCGCGACGCTGGAATATGAAAAGACGGCGAATATCGTGCTGATCCCGATGCTCAGCGGCTATCGTGATGGCAAGAAAATGGATATGCGCATTGAACACAATTACAGCAAGTGGTATGCCGAACATGACATAACGCTTGATTCAGAGCCAAGGAGCGCAATGGCGTTTCGCAGGGTAATAATGCTGGATCAGATTGAAAGCTTTTCGCTGTTTGACCCCGCCAGTGCAAGCGCACTGGACATGGAACAGCGCCCTGACACGATGTGAGGGTGCGGTTTTAAGCAGGACAGACTGCACGCAATAGCAGGTCTCATTGGTGCAGTCTTCCGTCAACGTCACGTTATTCTTGAACGATGGCGCCAGCATCTTTCTTAATTTTCGGTTCTTCTTTTACGGTCAGATTAAGTCCTTTGGTCTCGAGTTCGGCATGACGAATACGCAGACCCTGGGCTGCCTCAATATTCACATTCGTAAAGTGGAAACCACTGAGCGGTGCTTCCGGCGTTCCAATAATATAGGCGGCCGCTTTGCTATCGCCGGTGGAAGTTAAATTTTCCACGGTGATATTACTGAAGTGCGGCGTTTTATATTTTTCGAAGGGCTGTTTGGGATCGCTGTCCGGTGGATAAATTTGCTCGCCGAGCGTAAAACCGCCCTCCTGGAGCAATTTATCGACCTCAGCTTCAACAATAGGCGCAGCTTTATAATAAGCGGAAAATACCAGCGGTACTTCGACGTTGTGCATTTTGGTGTTGCGGTAAATAATATTTTTTACCTCGCCGCCCTTCCCGCGCGGACTTTTTATTCGAATACCGTACATCGATCCTTCAAAGGTATTATTTTCCACCAGTACGTTATTCACGCCACCCGCACTTTCACTGCCAATAGAAATTCCGCGGCCCTGCTTGAGGGTATTATTGGCAATATAGATGTTATCTACCACCCCATCAGGGAAGCGCGGATCGGCTTTTTCAGCTTTGATGGCGATATGATCGTCATTGCAATCGATATAGTTATTGGTGATACGAATATTCTGGCTGTCGATAGGATCGATAGCGTCCGTATTTGGCGCATGCCACGGAGAAAGAATTCGCGTACCGTTAATATCAACATCGTGCGCATAGCGAGTCACGACGTGGAAGCTGGGTGAATGGGTTAAGGTGACGCCATCGATCAGGACGTTATGTGAGCGCGTGATGTAAATCAGCCGCGGACGATCGGTACCGCCTTTTTTACCGGTCGCGCGGATGTTTTCTCTCCAGCGCTCCCACCACACTGCGCCCTGACCGTCGATAGTTCCTTCCCCGACAATAGCGACGTTTTGCGCGTCTGCGACGCTGATAAACGGTAGCCAGCCGTTTTCCGCTTCGGCAAATTTAGTTTTCTCATCTGCACGATACGCAGCGACCTCGGTTGAAGCCACCAGCGTGGCGTCCTTTTCCAGTTTTAGCTGAATGTTATTTTTCAGGAACAGCGGATTGGTTAAGAAATTGCCCTTCGGCACCAGAACTGTGCCCCCACCCGCAGCAGCGCAATCATCAATGGCTTTTTGAATGGCGTCGGTGTTCAGCGCAATTTGCAGCCGATGGCCTTCGGCACCGTATTGAGTGATATTACAAACTTTATCTGGAAACTTCACTGAACTTGCCGCCTGTGCGAG
Coding sequences within it:
- the pehA gene encoding glycoside hydrolase family protein: MSTRTLPLWVAAAAVGILPFHLAQAASSVKFPDKVCNITQYGAEGHRLQIALNTDAIQKAIDDCAAAGGGTVLVPKGNFLTNPLFLKNNIQLKLEKDATLVASTEVAAYRADEKTKFAEAENGWLPFISVADAQNVAIVGEGTIDGQGAVWWERWRENIRATGKKGGTDRPRLIYITRSHNVLIDGVTLTHSPSFHVVTRYAHDVDINGTRILSPWHAPNTDAIDPIDSQNIRITNNYIDCNDDHIAIKAEKADPRFPDGVVDNIYIANNTLKQGRGISIGSESAGGVNNVLVENNTFEGSMYGIRIKSPRGKGGEVKNIIYRNTKMHNVEVPLVFSAYYKAAPIVEAEVDKLLQEGGFTLGEQIYPPDSDPKQPFEKYKTPHFSNITVENLTSTGDSKAAAYIIGTPEAPLSGFHFTNVNIEAAQGLRIRHAELETKGLNLTVKEEPKIKKDAGAIVQE